In a single window of the Olivibacter sp. SDN3 genome:
- a CDS encoding amino acid permease gives MFYKKSIPSLIKEAQASGEGTLKRTLSSYNLVALGVGAIIGAGLFSLTGIAAAENAGPAVIISFIVAAIGCGFAGLCYAEFASMIPVAGSAYTYSYATMGEFIAWIIGWDLVLEYALGAATVAASWSQYFSQFLAELGIQLPASLLHGPWEGGFINLPAIVIVCLLSLLLIRGTQESSFLNNILVIIKIAVVLIFIALGWSFINPANHSPFIPPNAGEEAVKAGELGFLQFFGSPDFGHFGISGILRGAGVVFFAFIGFDAVSTAAQEAKNPQKGMPIGIIGSLIICTLLYVLFSYVMTGLEHYTAFKGDAKPVATAFAQTGYTFLNLALIIAILTGYTSVILVMLLGQSRVFYTMSKDGLLPKFFSDLSKNQTPWKTNLLFMVFVSVFAGFVPVSDLGHMVSIGTLFAFSLVCIGIIILRKKEPNLERPFRTPFVPTVPILGILVCVTMMASLPIESWERLGIWMLLGVIIYFCYSKHHSKAKLQAERASDIE, from the coding sequence ATGTTTTATAAGAAATCTATCCCTTCACTGATTAAGGAAGCTCAAGCAAGTGGCGAAGGCACATTAAAACGCACACTTTCAAGCTATAACCTAGTCGCACTCGGAGTTGGCGCAATTATCGGTGCTGGCCTCTTTTCACTTACCGGTATAGCTGCGGCAGAAAACGCAGGCCCAGCAGTTATCATTTCGTTTATTGTTGCCGCTATTGGTTGTGGTTTTGCTGGCTTATGTTATGCGGAATTCGCTTCTATGATCCCGGTAGCGGGAAGTGCTTACACTTATTCTTACGCTACCATGGGTGAATTTATTGCATGGATTATTGGCTGGGATTTGGTATTAGAATACGCCCTAGGCGCGGCAACTGTAGCCGCGAGTTGGTCACAATATTTTTCACAATTTTTGGCTGAACTGGGCATTCAGCTGCCCGCAAGCTTACTCCATGGTCCTTGGGAAGGCGGTTTTATCAATTTACCAGCTATTGTTATCGTTTGCTTGCTATCTTTACTCTTAATTAGAGGTACACAAGAGTCATCTTTTTTGAATAACATTCTCGTTATTATCAAAATTGCTGTTGTTTTGATTTTTATAGCGTTGGGATGGAGTTTTATTAATCCAGCAAACCACAGCCCCTTTATACCACCTAATGCTGGGGAAGAAGCTGTAAAAGCAGGAGAATTAGGTTTCCTTCAATTTTTTGGAAGTCCTGATTTCGGCCATTTTGGTATCAGCGGTATTTTGCGGGGTGCTGGAGTAGTTTTCTTTGCGTTCATCGGGTTTGATGCCGTAAGTACTGCTGCTCAGGAAGCGAAGAATCCACAAAAAGGGATGCCGATAGGCATCATTGGCTCTTTAATCATATGTACGTTGCTTTATGTGCTTTTCTCTTATGTAATGACTGGCTTGGAGCATTATACAGCTTTTAAAGGAGATGCCAAGCCGGTAGCTACCGCCTTTGCTCAAACAGGATATACGTTTTTAAACTTAGCCTTGATAATCGCTATTCTTACAGGTTATACTTCTGTTATTCTAGTCATGTTACTAGGACAGAGCAGAGTGTTTTACACGATGAGTAAAGACGGCTTACTTCCCAAATTCTTTTCAGACCTGTCTAAAAATCAAACCCCTTGGAAGACCAACTTATTATTTATGGTTTTCGTGAGTGTTTTTGCCGGTTTTGTTCCGGTTTCTGATCTTGGGCACATGGTTAGTATAGGCACCTTATTTGCCTTTTCTCTAGTGTGCATCGGTATCATTATTCTACGGAAAAAAGAGCCAAATCTGGAGCGTCCTTTCCGGACACCTTTCGTACCAACAGTTCCCATATTAGGTATACTAGTCTGTGTAACGATGATGGCCTCCTTACCAATTGAAAGTTGGGAAAGACTCGGTATTTGGATGTTATTAGGCGTTATTATTTACTTTTGTTATAGCAAACACCATAGTAAAGCTAAACTTCAGGCCGAAAGAGCTTCTGATATTGAATAA
- a CDS encoding sodium-translocating pyrophosphatase has translation MDFLHSNLIYIIPVFGLVGIVVMAFKSSWVSKQDPGDANMQELAGHIANGAMAFLKAEWRVLSYFVIIAGVLLAWSGTLSPSSSWVIAISFAIGAVTSAFAGYIGMNIATKANVRTTQAARTSLAKALKVSFTGGTVMGLGVAGLAVLGIGSLFIIFYNIYVINTGGDVNGLAMERALEVLAGFSLGAESIALFARVGGGIYTKAADVGADLVGKVEAGIPEDDVRNPATIADNVGDNVGDVAGMGADLFGSYVATILATMVLGREIVSEDNFGGIAPILLPMLIAGLGLIFSIIGASLVKVSNEKGNVQNALNLGNWTSIVLTAVASFFAVRWLLPDNMVIRGFEFSKTDTYMAILVGLIVGALMSIITEYYTAMSRRPVRSIVQQSITGHATNIIAGLAVGMESTVLPILVLASGIYGSYHFAGLYGVAIAAAGMMATTAMQLAIDAFGPIADNAGGIAEMSQLPEEVRGRTDNLDAVGNTTAATGKGFAIASAALTSLALFAAFVGVAGIDRIDIYKANVLAGLFIGGMIPFIFSALCISAVGRAAMDMVQEVRRQFKEIPGIMEYKAKPEYSRCVEISTKASIREMMLPGAIALTVPVIIGFCFGPEVLGGLLAGVTVSGVLMGMFQSNAGGAWDNAKKSFEKGVEINGQVYYKKSEPHKASVTGDTVGDPFKDTSGPSMNILIKLMSIVSLIIAPHLNLSEHEIVKTKNPPLKQQEFLKSSPKNATADHEIVLHGTNTLK, from the coding sequence ATGGATTTTTTACATAGTAACCTCATCTACATCATACCTGTATTTGGCCTTGTTGGCATCGTAGTTATGGCTTTTAAATCAAGTTGGGTTAGCAAGCAAGACCCTGGAGATGCTAATATGCAAGAATTAGCAGGACACATAGCAAATGGTGCTATGGCGTTCTTAAAAGCCGAATGGAGAGTCCTTTCCTATTTCGTCATTATTGCAGGCGTTTTATTAGCATGGTCAGGAACTCTTAGTCCCTCTTCAAGTTGGGTCATTGCAATTTCTTTTGCCATAGGTGCTGTTACTTCTGCCTTTGCCGGATATATAGGTATGAATATAGCAACAAAAGCTAATGTACGCACTACGCAAGCAGCCAGAACAAGCCTGGCAAAAGCACTAAAAGTCTCCTTCACCGGGGGTACGGTTATGGGGTTAGGGGTAGCGGGTCTTGCAGTGTTAGGCATAGGCTCACTATTTATCATATTTTACAATATATATGTGATTAATACCGGTGGCGATGTTAATGGTTTGGCGATGGAAAGGGCGTTGGAAGTGTTAGCGGGATTTTCATTAGGTGCTGAATCTATTGCACTATTTGCGCGAGTTGGTGGAGGTATTTACACAAAAGCCGCTGATGTTGGTGCCGACTTAGTGGGCAAAGTAGAAGCTGGAATACCTGAAGATGACGTACGTAATCCTGCGACTATTGCAGATAATGTAGGCGATAATGTGGGCGATGTTGCAGGCATGGGAGCCGATCTATTTGGGTCTTACGTTGCAACAATATTAGCCACTATGGTTTTAGGGAGGGAGATTGTGTCGGAAGATAACTTTGGAGGGATCGCCCCCATATTACTCCCCATGCTCATAGCTGGGCTAGGACTAATATTTTCTATTATTGGCGCTTCATTAGTTAAGGTCTCAAATGAGAAAGGTAATGTTCAAAATGCATTAAATTTAGGTAACTGGACATCCATAGTATTGACGGCGGTGGCTTCCTTTTTCGCTGTTCGGTGGTTATTACCTGATAACATGGTCATAAGGGGTTTTGAATTTTCAAAAACCGACACATATATGGCTATCTTGGTAGGACTTATTGTGGGCGCCCTTATGAGTATTATTACAGAATATTACACCGCCATGTCTAGACGACCTGTTCGATCCATTGTTCAGCAATCGATTACAGGCCACGCCACTAACATTATTGCCGGACTCGCAGTGGGTATGGAATCTACAGTACTACCCATATTGGTATTAGCATCTGGTATTTATGGTTCGTATCATTTTGCTGGGCTATACGGCGTAGCAATAGCTGCCGCGGGAATGATGGCCACAACCGCTATGCAATTAGCTATAGATGCTTTTGGACCTATAGCAGATAACGCTGGTGGCATTGCCGAGATGAGCCAGCTTCCTGAAGAAGTACGGGGCAGAACAGATAATCTTGACGCCGTAGGCAATACTACTGCAGCAACAGGGAAAGGATTCGCCATTGCATCAGCAGCACTCACCTCCCTAGCACTATTCGCTGCCTTTGTCGGCGTCGCCGGAATAGATCGGATTGATATCTACAAGGCAAATGTATTGGCAGGATTATTTATTGGTGGAATGATCCCTTTTATATTCTCAGCGTTATGCATTTCTGCTGTTGGCAGAGCTGCAATGGATATGGTTCAAGAAGTGCGTCGTCAGTTCAAAGAAATACCGGGGATTATGGAATATAAGGCCAAGCCCGAATATAGTCGATGCGTAGAAATATCTACCAAAGCTTCTATCAGAGAAATGATGTTACCCGGAGCTATCGCGTTGACTGTGCCTGTAATTATAGGGTTCTGCTTTGGACCGGAAGTACTTGGAGGACTACTAGCTGGAGTAACGGTTTCAGGGGTGTTAATGGGCATGTTTCAATCGAATGCAGGTGGAGCCTGGGATAATGCAAAAAAATCTTTCGAAAAGGGCGTGGAGATAAATGGCCAAGTATACTATAAAAAGTCGGAGCCTCATAAAGCTTCCGTGACAGGAGACACCGTAGGTGATCCTTTTAAAGACACTTCTGGCCCATCTATGAACATTTTAATCAAATTAATGTCTATTGTATCGTTAATTATAGCTCCTCATCTCAATCTCAGTGAACATGAGATAGTAAAAACAAAAAACCCACCATTAAAACAGCAGGAATTTTTAAAAAGCTCACCTAAAAATGCAACGGCGGATCATGAAATAGTACTACACGGCACAAATACACTAAAATAA
- a CDS encoding APC family permease, translating into MDNIQPENQMKKELGLLDATMLVVGSMIGSGIFIVSADIVRYVGSAGWLIAIWVLTGIVTLTAALSYGELSAMFPKAGGQYVYLREAYNRLVAFLYGWALFTVVQTGTIAAVGVAFAKFAAYLLPFVSDENILWDTRFIQLNAAQFLAIATIVILTWLNTRGVKNGKILQTTLTIIKIFSLGGLTIWGLLTAFNNNVWDVNWSDAWVPKTWNTFSNSFVEVGGAALFAGIVSAMVGSLFSSDAWNNVTFIAGEIRNPKRNIGLSLFLGTLIVTIIYVSTNIMYLATLSTEEIAFAPADRVAVVASNAIFGNAGTIVIAVMIMISTFGCNNGLILSGARVYYTMANDGVFLKRAASLNKFEVPGWGLWAQCVWASILCLTGKYSDLLNYVVFVVLIFYALTILGVFILRRKRPDIKRPYKAIGYPVLPALYIIAALSICVGLLIYQPTFTWPGLVIVLLGIPFYYFSTKHE; encoded by the coding sequence ATGGACAATATCCAACCGGAGAATCAAATGAAAAAGGAGCTGGGCCTATTAGATGCAACGATGCTTGTAGTAGGATCGATGATAGGTTCAGGAATATTTATTGTTAGTGCAGACATCGTTCGTTACGTGGGCAGTGCTGGGTGGTTAATTGCTATATGGGTTTTGACAGGAATAGTAACTTTAACTGCCGCACTGAGTTATGGTGAGCTTTCGGCCATGTTCCCTAAAGCAGGAGGGCAATACGTATATCTTCGAGAAGCATATAATCGATTGGTAGCATTTTTGTACGGCTGGGCACTTTTTACAGTTGTTCAAACGGGAACTATCGCAGCAGTGGGGGTGGCGTTTGCAAAGTTTGCTGCTTATTTACTCCCCTTCGTTAGTGACGAAAATATTCTTTGGGATACCCGTTTTATTCAGCTCAACGCTGCGCAGTTTTTAGCAATAGCAACTATCGTAATTTTGACTTGGCTGAATACGCGGGGGGTGAAAAATGGTAAAATACTGCAGACAACGCTTACCATCATTAAAATTTTCTCCTTAGGAGGGCTCACCATATGGGGATTATTAACAGCATTTAATAACAATGTGTGGGACGTTAACTGGAGTGACGCGTGGGTGCCTAAAACATGGAATACTTTTTCTAACAGCTTCGTGGAAGTTGGAGGTGCCGCTCTTTTTGCCGGTATTGTGTCTGCCATGGTGGGTTCACTGTTTTCCAGTGATGCTTGGAATAATGTTACGTTTATAGCAGGAGAGATCAGAAATCCAAAGCGTAATATAGGCTTGAGTTTGTTTTTGGGAACGCTTATCGTTACCATTATATACGTTTCAACGAATATCATGTATCTCGCAACCCTATCTACAGAAGAGATAGCCTTTGCCCCTGCCGATCGAGTTGCTGTGGTAGCTTCAAATGCGATTTTTGGGAATGCAGGCACTATAGTAATAGCGGTGATGATTATGATATCAACCTTTGGTTGTAATAATGGATTGATATTATCTGGTGCGAGAGTTTATTATACAATGGCAAATGATGGGGTTTTTCTTAAAAGGGCCGCTTCACTTAATAAATTTGAGGTGCCGGGATGGGGTTTATGGGCACAATGTGTTTGGGCGTCGATATTGTGTCTCACGGGGAAGTACAGTGATTTGTTGAATTACGTTGTATTCGTGGTACTTATATTTTACGCATTAACAATATTGGGCGTTTTTATTCTAAGAAGGAAAAGACCTGATATTAAACGCCCTTATAAGGCCATTGGTTATCCTGTACTGCCTGCATTATATATTATAGCCGCACTTTCCATTTGTGTTGGTTTATTGATCTATCAGCCAACGTTCACTTGGCCAGGTTTAGTTATCGTTTTGCTTGGGATTCCTTTTTACTACTTCAGTACAAAACATGAATAG
- a CDS encoding helix-hairpin-helix domain-containing protein encodes MQKYFEFSRKESRGITVLLLFIVLVWITPIFYGYVFVADDINYSDMVKPLISSQQMDQFEKPQDEEVSGNVAHLFHFNPNQLPVTEWEKLGLSEQQINNIKNYESKGGTFRTKEDFKKLYTITETDYENLEKYIALPSRSDMKKPVTRNNENVLNEKKEKKVRYNAHPTAYVKTIELNAADSTDLLQLRGIGKVFASRIIKYRALLGGYSHPDQLLEVYGMDSLRYKEIKQYLWVDKAKIRSININEAEYETLIKHPYIKPKDANVIVQYRRQHGTFNALEELLSIDLFNDEYLLKIAPYLTLMND; translated from the coding sequence GTGCAGAAATATTTTGAATTTAGTAGGAAGGAGAGTCGTGGGATTACGGTTCTGTTGCTCTTCATTGTGCTGGTTTGGATCACACCAATCTTCTACGGCTACGTATTTGTTGCCGATGACATTAATTACTCGGATATGGTGAAACCGTTGATATCCTCACAGCAAATGGATCAATTTGAAAAACCCCAAGATGAAGAGGTTAGTGGAAATGTAGCCCATCTATTTCATTTTAACCCGAATCAGTTGCCTGTTACGGAATGGGAAAAGTTGGGTTTGTCAGAGCAGCAGATTAATAATATTAAAAATTACGAATCAAAAGGGGGCACTTTTCGCACCAAAGAGGATTTTAAAAAACTATATACTATCACGGAAACTGACTACGAAAATTTAGAGAAGTATATAGCATTGCCATCAAGATCCGATATGAAAAAGCCGGTGACTCGCAATAATGAAAACGTTTTAAATGAGAAAAAGGAAAAAAAAGTAAGGTATAACGCCCATCCTACAGCATATGTAAAAACCATAGAGTTAAATGCCGCCGATTCAACAGATTTATTGCAGCTACGCGGAATAGGGAAAGTATTTGCGTCCCGTATTATAAAATATAGGGCGCTTTTAGGAGGTTATTCTCACCCTGATCAGCTGTTGGAAGTATACGGGATGGATTCATTAAGATACAAGGAAATTAAACAATACCTTTGGGTTGATAAAGCGAAAATTCGATCAATTAATATAAATGAAGCTGAATACGAGACGCTCATAAAGCACCCTTATATCAAACCTAAAGATGCTAATGTCATAGTACAGTATAGACGGCAGCATGGTACTTTCAATGCTCTTGAAGAGCTATTGTCCATTGATTTATTTAATGATGAATATTTGCTTAAAATTGCACCATATTTAACTTTGATGAATGATTGA
- a CDS encoding adenine phosphoribosyltransferase, protein MIDTMLRSAIRDVADFPKPGIIFKDITPILQDAELCDQIIETFVVRLQDISFDAIAGVESRGFLFGLMLANRLGIPFIPIRKAGKLPYRTVRQSYELEYGTATIEVHADAFKTGTKVLLHDDLLATGGTIAAASQLIEKLGGNIAGYCFVISLDFLEGRKRLELFSDKLVSLVNYQ, encoded by the coding sequence ATGATTGATACAATGCTCAGATCAGCAATAAGAGATGTTGCTGATTTCCCTAAACCAGGAATTATTTTTAAAGACATTACACCTATCTTACAAGACGCAGAACTCTGTGATCAGATAATTGAGACCTTTGTAGTGCGTCTGCAAGATATTTCCTTTGATGCCATAGCGGGAGTGGAAAGCAGAGGTTTTTTGTTTGGTTTGATGCTGGCTAATAGGCTAGGAATACCTTTTATTCCTATTCGTAAAGCAGGTAAGCTGCCCTACCGAACAGTTAGGCAGTCTTACGAATTAGAGTACGGCACAGCTACTATAGAAGTTCATGCCGATGCTTTCAAGACGGGAACCAAAGTGTTATTGCACGATGATTTGCTGGCTACAGGAGGAACTATAGCAGCGGCAAGCCAATTAATTGAAAAATTAGGTGGTAATATTGCCGGGTACTGTTTTGTTATCAGTTTGGATTTTTTAGAAGGGCGTAAACGCTTAGAATTATTTAGTGATAAACTCGTTTCACTTGTTAATTATCAATAA
- a CDS encoding DUF6263 family protein, translating to MHKIFYSFIFFILISNTNFAKSKAPSDVDGAVQSAVLRMNLKQGLKYLYTTNTSQVISQEIMGNKMNIKQHTTIDYIYEVLKSNTNGLQIKTTYQSISISTDTPEGNISYDSKKQENNDSPFKDIEAIVGKSFTMYVSPEGEVTQVEGMESIINSFAKDDPAQQLLKQQFSDSAFINIMNAALNIYPNKEIDLGESWRKDSSAEMAGLMATDMQNTYTLTDIKGNDAVISLTSILKLSPLSGEGILSNMKINLQGTQKGTINTHITSGLIISSTINQEITGTLSAQGLEIPMNITSEITVTGKEM from the coding sequence ATGCATAAAATCTTTTACAGTTTTATCTTCTTCATTTTAATAAGTAATACAAACTTTGCTAAAAGCAAAGCACCTTCCGATGTAGATGGAGCTGTGCAATCAGCTGTATTAAGAATGAACTTAAAGCAGGGGCTAAAATACCTTTATACAACCAACACTTCCCAAGTTATCTCGCAAGAAATTATGGGGAATAAAATGAACATTAAGCAACACACCACTATTGACTATATATATGAAGTACTGAAAAGCAATACAAACGGCCTTCAAATAAAAACAACCTACCAAAGCATCTCGATAAGTACAGATACACCAGAAGGTAATATTTCCTATGACTCAAAGAAACAAGAGAATAACGACAGCCCTTTTAAGGACATAGAAGCTATAGTTGGTAAAAGTTTCACTATGTATGTAAGTCCTGAAGGTGAAGTAACTCAAGTAGAAGGAATGGAAAGTATCATAAACTCTTTTGCTAAAGACGATCCCGCTCAACAACTTTTAAAACAGCAGTTCAGCGATTCCGCTTTTATTAATATCATGAATGCCGCTTTAAACATTTATCCTAATAAAGAAATCGACTTGGGAGAAAGTTGGCGCAAGGATTCTTCTGCAGAAATGGCTGGGCTCATGGCAACCGATATGCAAAACACCTATACGTTAACTGATATCAAGGGAAACGATGCGGTCATTTCGCTAACGTCAATTCTAAAACTATCACCTTTATCAGGTGAAGGAATACTTTCCAATATGAAAATCAACCTACAAGGCACGCAAAAAGGCACAATTAACACTCATATAACATCTGGTTTAATAATTTCCAGCACCATAAATCAAGAGATAACCGGGACGTTGAGTGCACAGGGACTCGAAATTCCAATGAACATTACATCTGAAATCACTGTAACAGGAAAAGAAATGTAA
- a CDS encoding acyl-CoA dehydrogenase, whose amino-acid sequence MHAIVETFHFDTEQSLMIRDMVKDFAQKEIHPHMMEWDENQIFPKDLFKKMGDLGLLGVLVPEEFGGAGLGYCEYMHVIVEIARVCGGIGLSVAAHNSLCTGHILAFGNDTQKRRWLPKLSTGEWIGAWGLTEANTGSDAMRMNTTAVLNGEEYVINGTKNWITHGKSGDVAVVMARTGEKKSANGISAFVIEKGTPGFSHGKKENKLGMRASETTELILDNVRIPKDHLLGVEGEGFKQAMKVLDGGRISIASLALGIAKGALDAAIKYSKERHQFGQPIANFQGISFKLADLATEIEAAELLVRKAANLKNSHQPVTKISAMAKYYASEVAVKAATEAVQIFGGYGYTKDFPAEKFYRDAKLCTIGEGTSEIQKIVISREVLKEGKVV is encoded by the coding sequence ATGCACGCTATTGTAGAAACATTTCATTTTGATACAGAACAGAGTTTGATGATTCGAGACATGGTCAAGGACTTTGCTCAAAAAGAAATTCATCCTCATATGATGGAGTGGGACGAAAATCAAATCTTTCCAAAAGACTTGTTTAAAAAAATGGGCGATTTAGGTTTGCTGGGTGTATTAGTTCCTGAAGAGTTTGGAGGGGCTGGATTGGGGTATTGTGAGTACATGCATGTTATCGTTGAAATTGCGCGTGTATGTGGAGGTATAGGCTTATCAGTAGCCGCGCATAATTCGCTATGTACAGGTCATATTCTTGCTTTTGGCAATGATACTCAGAAGCGGAGATGGTTGCCTAAACTTTCAACTGGTGAGTGGATAGGTGCGTGGGGTTTAACGGAAGCAAATACGGGATCTGATGCCATGCGTATGAACACCACAGCAGTGCTAAATGGAGAAGAGTATGTAATCAATGGAACTAAAAATTGGATTACTCACGGAAAAAGTGGTGATGTTGCGGTTGTTATGGCGCGAACAGGAGAAAAAAAATCTGCTAACGGAATTTCGGCTTTTGTAATAGAAAAAGGTACACCTGGATTTAGTCATGGAAAAAAAGAGAATAAACTAGGCATGCGAGCTTCCGAAACTACAGAATTGATTTTAGATAATGTGCGTATTCCGAAAGATCACTTATTGGGGGTCGAAGGAGAAGGGTTCAAGCAAGCGATGAAAGTATTGGATGGTGGACGAATCTCTATTGCTTCACTCGCGTTAGGGATAGCTAAAGGCGCTTTGGATGCAGCTATAAAGTATAGTAAAGAAAGGCATCAGTTTGGGCAGCCGATAGCAAATTTTCAAGGTATATCATTTAAATTGGCCGATTTGGCTACAGAAATTGAGGCTGCAGAATTATTGGTTAGGAAGGCCGCAAATTTGAAGAACTCGCATCAACCAGTCACAAAAATTTCTGCCATGGCGAAATATTATGCTTCAGAAGTTGCAGTCAAAGCGGCTACGGAAGCGGTGCAGATTTTTGGGGGATATGGTTACACAAAAGATTTCCCGGCAGAGAAATTTTATCGTGACGCAAAGCTATGTACAATAGGTGAAGGAACTTCGGAAATTCAAAAGATTGTCATTTCCAGAGAGGTATTGAAAGAAGGTAAAGTCGTTTGA
- a CDS encoding malate:quinone oxidoreductase — protein sequence MTKSNKNTIQEKDAVLIGAGIMSATLGIMLNQLLPEANIEVFERLDEVAAESSDAWNNAGTGHSALCELNYTPQLPDGSVDIGKAINIAEQFEVSKEFWAYLVEQNILKEPTQFIRNVPHMSFVWGETNVDYLRKRFKKMEDHHLFKGMEYSEDRSTLQNWMPLVMEGRRADQAVAATRMDIGTDVNFGGLTRCLFDHLRKQSHFKLRLAHEVRDLERLPDGRWKIEVRNSTTKRKRTVIAKFVFIGAGGGALHLLEKSGIKEGKGFGGFPVSGQWLRCTNPAIVAKHEAKVYGKAAVGSPPMSVPHLDTRIIDGKKALLFGPYAGFSTKFLKNGSWLDLPSSIKINNIRPMLAAGLDNLKLTKYLINQVRQSSDDRIDALKEYVPTARKDDWELEIAGQRVQVIKKDPVHGGVLEFGTEVVSSADGSLSALLGASPGASTSVSIMVKLLQKCFPEQMNAEPWQNKFSEMIASFGQSLANDAELAISTRKKSSRLLGLDELVEEGV from the coding sequence ATGACTAAAAGTAACAAAAATACCATTCAGGAAAAGGATGCTGTATTGATAGGTGCGGGAATAATGAGCGCTACCTTAGGTATCATGTTAAACCAGCTATTGCCAGAGGCTAATATAGAAGTTTTTGAACGTTTAGACGAGGTGGCAGCCGAGAGTTCCGATGCTTGGAATAATGCTGGCACAGGACATTCAGCTCTTTGCGAATTGAATTATACCCCGCAGCTACCTGACGGTTCTGTTGATATTGGGAAAGCAATAAACATTGCAGAGCAGTTTGAGGTTTCCAAAGAATTTTGGGCATATTTAGTGGAGCAAAATATCCTTAAGGAACCTACGCAATTTATTAGAAATGTCCCGCATATGAGTTTTGTATGGGGAGAAACAAATGTCGATTATCTTCGCAAACGATTTAAAAAGATGGAGGACCATCATCTTTTTAAAGGCATGGAGTATAGTGAAGACCGGTCTACCTTGCAAAATTGGATGCCGCTCGTCATGGAGGGAAGAAGAGCTGACCAGGCCGTAGCTGCTACCAGGATGGACATCGGTACCGACGTTAATTTCGGAGGATTGACACGTTGTCTTTTTGACCATCTTCGTAAACAAAGCCATTTTAAATTGAGACTAGCACATGAAGTTCGTGATTTGGAACGTTTGCCTGATGGCCGATGGAAAATAGAGGTTAGGAATAGTACCACAAAACGCAAACGTACAGTTATAGCGAAGTTCGTGTTTATAGGTGCTGGTGGCGGAGCTTTACACTTGCTGGAAAAATCTGGAATTAAAGAGGGTAAAGGTTTTGGAGGTTTTCCTGTGAGCGGCCAGTGGTTGCGCTGTACAAATCCGGCGATTGTGGCTAAGCACGAAGCAAAAGTTTATGGGAAAGCAGCAGTAGGTTCTCCACCTATGTCTGTACCGCATTTAGATACTCGTATTATAGATGGTAAAAAAGCGCTACTTTTTGGGCCTTACGCAGGTTTTTCTACTAAATTCTTGAAAAACGGATCTTGGTTGGATTTACCTTCGTCTATTAAGATCAATAATATTAGGCCAATGTTAGCTGCTGGATTAGATAATCTGAAGCTAACTAAATATTTAATAAATCAGGTTAGGCAGTCTTCAGATGATAGAATAGATGCCCTAAAAGAATATGTTCCAACTGCACGTAAAGATGATTGGGAGCTGGAAATAGCAGGGCAGCGGGTACAAGTAATAAAAAAGGACCCGGTACATGGAGGGGTTTTAGAATTCGGGACTGAGGTGGTTAGTAGCGCTGATGGTTCTTTATCGGCCTTGCTCGGAGCTTCTCCTGGAGCATCAACCTCAGTTTCAATAATGGTGAAATTGTTGCAAAAATGCTTTCCTGAACAAATGAACGCAGAACCTTGGCAGAATAAATTCAGTGAAATGATTGCTTCCTTTGGTCAATCATTAGCTAATGACGCCGAACTGGCAATTTCAACTCGTAAAAAAAGCAGCAGACTGTTGGGGCTTGACGAACTAGTTGAAGAAGGCGTATAA